A window from Onychostoma macrolepis isolate SWU-2019 chromosome 07, ASM1243209v1, whole genome shotgun sequence encodes these proteins:
- the LOC131544800 gene encoding sialoadhesin-like isoform X3, whose product MGSGALPLILLLMSFIHAGLTQERLKPVVKVTPDQRVFRGETVTLTCDIQRAGDNQWRYSWFKDGNTFYPYTTTTRAEFSFTADYVSYSGEYSCRGERSDISAAVTLTVSDLPRSTLTVTPDSPVFTGETVNLTCAIESGHSDWRYEWFKGSTYYSSKLQPSDRYTVNRDTLTIRGATVSDQDRFWCRGQIRSVSSYLSSAVYISVKDSPRSTLTVTPDNPVFTGETVNLTCVIESHSNWRRRNSLTYVWRSDWTPEWRYEWYKDTDSVMLQTSDRYTVNRDTLTIRGATESDQGQYWCRGQRDERPKSSQSSSVSLSVNALPRSTLTVTPDSPAFTGKTVNLTCVIESHSDWRYEWFKGGNNRVMLQSSDRYTVNRETLTIRGATESKQGQYWCRGQRDERPKSSQESNQINLSVNAASSRLLVTGVVLGLWCLLIFISLLLLLWRYKKNKDQQRNINQTSVPNQSGESQPENSPLQSADPDHIYDDVTEVKKRHKDDPESYWEVIYSEVTVQKEISVDKDDRMAESNEVTYSEVRTKVQKCKSKGP is encoded by the exons ATGGGGTCCGGTGCACTGCCTCTCATTCTCC TGCTGATGTCCTTCATCCACGCTGGACTCACTCAAG AGAGACTAAAACCTGTAGTGAAGGTGACTCCAGATCAGCGTGTGTTCAGAGGAGAGACAGTCACTCTCACATGTGACATACAGCGAGCAGGAGACAATCAGTGGAGATACAGCTGGTTTAAAGATGGAAACACTTTCTATCcatacacaacaacaacaagagcAGAGTTCAGTTTCACAGCTGATTATGTGTCTTATAGCGGTGAATACAGCTGTAGAGGAGAGAGATCAGACATCAGTGCTGCTGTTACACTGACTGTATCAG ATTTACCCAGATCTACACTGACTGTGACACCAGACAGTCCTGTATTCACTGGAGAGACAGTCAATCTGACCTGTGCTATAGAGTCTGGTCACAGTGACTGGAGATATGAGTGGTTTAAAGGAAGTACATACTACAGTTCAAAGTTACAGCCGTCTGATCGTTACACTGTAAACAGAGACACTCTCACTATCAGAGGAGCTACTGTATCTGATCAGGATCGGTTCTGGTGTAGAGGACAGATAAGATCAGTCTCATCATATTTAAGCTCTGCTGTTTATATCTCTGTGAAAG ATTCACCCAGATCTACACTGACTGTGACACCAGACAATCCTGTATTCACTGGAGAGACAgtcaatctgacctgtgttaTAGAGTCTCACAGTAACTGGAGACGGAGAAATAGCCTGACATATGTCTGGAGATCAGACTGGACACCTGAGTGGAGATATGAGTGGTATAAAGACACAGACAGTGTAATGTTACAGACGTCTGATCGTTACACTGTAAACAGAGACACTCTCACTATCAGAGGAGCTACTGAGTCTGATCAGGGTCAGTACTGGTGTAGAGGACAGAGAGATGAAAgaccaaaatcatcacaatcaagctctgtttctctctctgtgaaCG CTTTACCCAGATCTACACTGACTGTGACACCAGACAGTCCTGCATTCACTGGAAAGACAGTCAATCTGACGTGTGTTATAGAGTCTCACAGTGACTGGAGATATGAGTGGTTTAAAGGTGGAAACAACAGAGTAATGTTACAGTCGTCTGATCGTTACACTGTAAACAGAGAAACTCTCACTATCAGAGGAGCTACTGAGTCTAAACAGGGTCAGTACTGGTGTAGAGGACAGAGAGATGAAAGACCAAAATCATCACAGGAGAGTAACCAAATAAATCTGTCTGTTAATG CAGCTTCATCTCGTCTTCTGGTCACTGGAGTGGTTTTGGGATTGTGGTGCTTGTTGATCTTCATctcactgctgctgctgctgtggagATACAAGAAGAACAAAG ATCAGCAGCGTAACATTAACCAGACATCAGTCCCAAATCAATCTGGAGAATCTCAACCAGAAAACTCTCCTCTACAGTCTG CAGATCCTGATCACATTTATGATGACGTGACTGAAGTGAAGAAGAGACACAAAG ATGATCCAGAGTCATATTGGGAGGTCATATATTCAGAGGTCACTGTTCAGAAAGAGATATCTGTGGATAAAG atGATCGCATGGCAGAGTCAAATGAAGTGACATACTCAGAAGTCAGAACAAAAGTACAGAAATGCAAAAGCAAAG GTCCCTGA